The genomic stretch GTAACTTCACAGAAGCACTGGGCACACCATAAACTTTGACCAAGTCTGGAGAGAAGGACTAGTCCACACACCTCACCTTGAACTTCACCATGTACAGGGCATCCGTTAACCTGTGCAGTTGAGCGTGTCTGTCACCAATCTGCAAGAGAGCAGGATTTTGAAGTATGCCTGGATTAGTTCAGTCAAGGGCATCTCTGTTAAAACGACGACCCAATGTGCAAGAGAAGCAGGCCATTTCACCCTTGCTGCCCCTTCCCACCCCATTATCAGCCAGGCCAGGGTAGGCTTGAGCGGCCAACTGACCTACCCCTTCTCCAGTGTCTCATGCTTCATACCCTACTCCCACCAACACAGAAGTCAGGCAACCAAAGTAAGTAACGCTCCCTTCTGAAAAGATCCTTTATTGTCACACACACCACCAGCTGAATGGAGCATTTAACCCAATAAAAGATTGAGATCCATCAACTTCTGACAAGGCTGAGGCACACAgacttcacaagatcacaagacaaaggaaaagaagtaggccatttggcccatcaagtctgttccaccctgagctaaattgttctcacatctagtttcaAGTTCTGGCcttatccccatatcccttgataccctgactaattagatacctatcaatctccaccttaaactcccccaatgattgggaCTCCACAGCTTTATGTGTcaatgaattcacaaatccacaaccctctgactaaagaaatttctcttcttctgttttaaatgggtcccttctaattctaagactgtgccctcttgtcctggatttacccaccaagggaaacatcttattcacatctcctctgtccaatcctttcagcattcaaaatgtttctatgagatcccctctcattctactATATcccaatgaatagagtccaaaaGCCACAAAGCATTCCTtacatgttagcccttgcattccaggcattatcctggtaaatcttctctgtactctccccaacatcattacattctttctaagataaggggcccaaaactacacacagttcttcaaatgaggtctcaccagtgccccatagcacctcatcaacacctctttacccttatacactattccccttgaaatgaatgccaacataacattcgctttctttactacCAATCCAGCCTGGTACatcctttaggttatcctgcatgaggaacccaagtccctttgcacttctgatttttttactttatcCCCACCCAAATAATaacctgcctgtttatttcctctttcaaaatgtacaaccatacatttctcaatattgtatctcatctgccatttctttgccccttCTACTACGCTGCCCAAGTATCTCTGCAACCGATGGGTAACTTTAACACTTCCTACTCAACAaactatcttggtgtcatctgcaaacttagccacaaaaccattcaattcataatctaaatcatcaatatacattgtaaaaagaagcagccccaaccctgacccctgtggaacaccactagtaaccggcaaccaaccagaaaagGATCTCTTTATTCCCACCCACCCTTTGCTATCTGCCCATCagtcaatgctccacccaatctaatatctttcctgtaattccatgggctctcagcttattaagcagcctcttatgtagcacattattgaaggccttttgaaaatccaattacacaacatcctcagcctctcccttgtccatcctatttgagatttcctcaaaaaattccaataggttggtcaggcaggatcttcccttcatgaaccattgctggcttggacctatcatgtcatgcacctcaaGGTTTTTCATAATCTCGTGCAATAACTTTTCAACTTCCaacatcagactaataggcctataatttccttttttctgcctccctcctttcttaaacagtggaactacttTTGCAACCTTCCTATCCTCCGGAACCATGCCACAGTCTAtgaatttctggaaaatcaattcctaTGCCTCCactatctccaaagccacctccttcagaacccgtggATACACCTCATCCAGTCAGGGAGACTTACCAGTATCTATTTTTAGTCCATTCATCTTACTAAGTACTATCTCTTTAATAATCCTGACTGtgcttaattctattccctgagacctctatcaggtacattgtgattatcttcctcagtgaagactgacccAAAATATTCATTTACTTCCTctgccattataatttctccagcatcatataTCTACCCGTGTATCTCTTTTATTcttcatatattttaaaaacccTTAGTATTCTTGTGTTATttgccaatttcctttcataattcatcttttctttcctaatgactttctttgtttatttctgtaagttttaaaaaagtttcccagtcctctgtttttccactaatttctGCTTCCTTGTACacccctcccttttgcttttattttagtctTAACCTCTCTTActagccacatttgtgccatttttctattcataattttcctttttcttggaatatatctatcctgtgctttatttcttgtagaaataacATTCAATTCTTCTCTTAATTTTCCAGTTAACTtgagccagttcctctctcataccactgtaattccctttgttccactgaaatattgacacaccagAACATTTTTCAAGAACCACAGGGAGGAGATTTACATTTAAATTCTCTGCACAAAATCAATCTCAGTGCAGTTGCCAAGCTTAATAAATGTGGAAGTTGTCCCTTCCAGTGATCTTCATCTGGCTGGGAATTGTGTCCTCTCTGCACGCTGCCTTTAACACCCCAAGAGCCTACCTCCAGGAACACCGCGAGCACAGCCAGCCCATCCTCCTCCACCGCTGCCTCCTCAAACGTTTGGTACTTTGCCGAGTTCCAGTGGACCAGATGAAGCTACAGAGAGGGAAGGACAGAGAGATTGTGAACATGAGACCAAGATCAGCCAACGTTAGAGCAACTGGCTGATCTGAGTCTGCCCTCTTCTCCACTTGAACTGAACAACACTTTCCATTCACACCTTCCGGACATTCACCGACTCTTCCTTCACTTATGTGAGGAGCTGAGAATTTCAAACTTTCCTGACTCTCTAGGAGAAGAAACTCTTCCTCAACTCCATCTCATGTGGGTCCACCTTAATCTGAAATTACTCCCTGTAGTCCCAAACAAGAAGAAACACCCAACATCGAACAGTTCCACAtggaacagccccttcagcccacagaaCTGTGCCAAAAGTGATGTCCAAGATATCTCtactgcctgcacatgatctgtatccttccctccccttcatgTGCCTCTCTAGAAGACTCTTGTATCATTTTTTCTTTCCTCACTACCCCCAGTAGGCTGGACCAGAcatctgtgtaaaaacaaaagtGCCAGTCGGTTATTATCCCCTCAGTCCTAAGCTGCAGTGAAGCAACACAATCCTCCCCACCCCTGACATttacatcagagatggggaggactTCCCCTCTCTGGACAACGGCAGAGGAGAAATAGAAAGATCTTTAGCCCTTGGAGGGTTTTGTGGATCAGCACAGGCATGAAAGGGAGCAGAGGCTGAAGTTGGGTCGGCCATGATCATGGAGCAGGTTAGAGGGGCCTACTCTGTATTTGTTTATTGTCTTTGTGCTGACATGTCTGGGTTGGTCCTCCAGAGACCACGAGAGAGAACTAAGATTCTGCAACTCAATGGATGGGCTGCTAGCTCCTGGCCCACCTGATGGTTCAAGATCCCACCCTCCTGAATGAGTACTTGTTCCTAGTGAGACTCACCTCTCCAGGGTAGGACTTGCCGTTGATGGTGTGCTCTGACCCTGGTTTACCCTTTCTTCCCCAGTGGAAGTGGAACTGCTTCAATCTATAAGGGAAGTCCAAGGGGCCACCACTGACCACTGTGGGATAAGAAGAAAGTAGGTCAGAGCTTAAGGGCAAGCACCCAGCCAGCAACTACACACTCGGTCCCCTCTGCCCAGCAAAAGTTCAGTTGATGCAGACAAGGGCCATGTATCAGGCAGCAGCAAGGGGCTGAAGCAATGATTGGCAGCCGGCAAGGTGAGGAGAACAGGGCGTGTGACTGATGATGGTCTTACAGAGAGAGGGTCACCGGCTGGGGAGAGAAGAGGAAAAGAAaggatatataaatatatagagaGCGAGAGGAAGTGAATGgtctgactaatgaaggcaaatGAACtatatgtcttcttcaccacccatctTCCTGTGctactactttcagggaatgatgtacttGTACCCCTGGGTGCCTCGTTCTACATTACTACCAAAATCCCACCATTCAGTGTTCAAgttctgccctggtttaacctgccaaaatgtatcacctcactgCTGGTTCCCTCCTTCAGGCTGCTCTCCATCCTGACTCAGAAAGACAGGGTCATTCCTTCATTGCCATTGGATCAAAACCCTGGAATTCCCTCCCAATGGTGGGAGAAGCATCACCAATGGTACTTTACCCCTCCAGGACAATGacaagacagagagagaaaggcaCACACAGCACACATCCCAGCTGGTGTGTTGGTTGTACTTTCTGCAGATGAAGACATCTGTTTGAACCACTGTCTCATGAAGGCAGCCAACAGTAATAAAGGAccgccatcaccctggtcacaacctctcttctcattgctaccttcagtCGGTagatacagaaacctgaagtccagtATCactgttcaagaacagtttttaatccatcagccatcaggctcttgaacctgccCATACTCCCCTAACCAGAACCATATACTCCAGGACTACAAAAAGATTTTTCTGCACTACTGAAACATCATTTTTTTCTTGTACTAAcagcaactgtgaatattcatctctccttttacatttattatgcttttctgtcttggcatattgtatttaatgtacctGTATACTTGCAGAATTTTGGTACATCTGTACCTTGTATTTATGTGTATGACGTTGACAGAAGCAGGTTTCCTGCTGTTTATTGATGTCCAATGACTGGGGGAGGTTATAAAACTGTAGACTCTTTGCTGTAGCATCCTCTGCCTAGCTCACCCCTGTACCACTCGGGCAGACATAGACCTCCTCACCAACCCTGCAATTTGTCTCCACTTTTAGCACAAGCTCATCATTTTAGCCAAACTCAGATAGTGAGTAAGAGATCAAATGCAAACCAAGGAAGCTCAGCTCCACATAGTTGGCAGCCACGAAGCCTTTGATTAAATCCAAATCCAGAAACCACACAAGGACATGATTCTTTAACTGGCTTCTGACCACCACGTGGTCTCAGAACCAGGAGACATGACTGCTGTCAGTGTTGGGCTCCGGGAGGTTCCTCCTACTATGACCTTCTATGGATCTATGCTCCACCTCTTGCTCCTCCCTCCACCACTTTATTCAAGCATCTGCCTGCTTTCTaatcataccttgacaaagggctcaggctcaatgcgttggttatgtatctttgccataaagaacgctgtgtgacctgctcagCTTCTGCAAcacattaaactacaatcacagcatctgcagacttttctgttttaaCAGCCTCCTAACTGGATCccagatggaggtgggggggaggatgtgTGTGTTCCTACCGACCAAAGCCTGCCTACTGCTGGAGAGGCTTCAGGACAATGGAACCTGCCTCCTCAACAACCTCCTCCCTCCATCACCAGTGCTCAAAGGTAAGAATTCCTTCATCGACCTAACACCAGGCCCTTCCCAACCGTGTCAGCTCTTCCACAGTTACAgaaacccttcagcccaactcatccaagaTGCCCAGTTGAGCCtgtcccatatccctccaatctttcctatccactggcatcactaggggcGGTGTGGGGGGTGTGGaccgcaccaggtgacaccatcagagggggtgacatcaAAATGACTGTCTAAAATTTTTGTTCAGTGTTTCAGCAAAAAcattatatttttataaaaatatccctgtagttagttataacaaaaacatttttcataagcccagcttacatatatcaatatacctacaaagataaaactcgaggctaatttactttttttaaaccttcTGATGCACTCCGGttggagctgtcattattacccaatttcaAAGATGCTTCAAATCTCGAGGTTTCGTCTGCACGCGCtacaagcaagcgctgttgttttcattgctgctgatAGTTTTATAGTCGCTGCTGTCAAAATTTctagtgttttagctacaatattgtggtaattagtatttgtgaacctgtatcaataacttttttgagaatgaagcagtaattaaaggaaaagaagactttctgctcagttactaataatgttgtaactaACAAAGTTTAACGTTACAATTAATATAATTTTGATCTAgttcttaaatatttttatttcgaATTCTATTATTTTCTTAATGAATTTTCACTGTAACCACTTGAaactatataaatataaatacatttaggctttgcgtgtgatattgtaatttaaaggtgtgatTTCGCTCGTTGTTTATCTCATTAATATtgccgttacattcagtgatctaCGGGAATTAAAATTTATGAGTAACATTTGTACAAAAAACATTACCAAGGAtcctgtatggtctggtacaggaggaggtccatTGGGGTGggagtgacaccatgagttacctcaCTGGGTGACATCAACCTTAGTGTTGCACTCTTCCCATCCTCAGACACTGGATAGAAATGTTAGTAATTGCAAACATTGTAATTGTCCCTGCCTCTATCAATCCCTCTTACAGCTGGTTCCATATCCCCATCACCCACTTGATGGGAAATGATGCCCATCAGGTCTCCTATAAACATTTCCCTTCTTATTTTAAATTGAGCCTTCTAGTTAGTCTTGGGAAAAGGTCTCTGATTTTACCCCTTTtccacccccctcataattttcaaaCTTCTACCAGGCCACCCCTCAGCCTGCTTCGGTGTAGGGGAAACAATCTCAGACTGTCCAGCTTCTCCTTGCACCTCAAGCTCtgcagtccagacaacatcctcatGGACCTTCCCTGCACCTTTTCTAGTATAATGAGAAGGACAAGAGGGCTGGGGATATCGTTGCCTGCAGGTCCCCTGCCAGGATACACATCACCGTGACCGACAAACATAGTGCCAGGCTTTCATCATCACTGGATCGGAATCCTGGGGCTCCCTCCCAACAGGATCGTGGAAGCCCCTTCACCAGGACTACAGCAAGTTGAGACTCCCCAACTTTGGAGATGGAGAGGGTCCATAAATTCTTTCCTTGTCAACCATGTCCTGATTGTAAAAATGAATCAGAGGACAAGGAGAATGTTTCCTGCTAACTCAGCACTCTTAATTATCTACAACATAATTTGTTTCTAAATTACAGAGAGAGATTGCAGCTCATTTATCACTCCGTAGTTATGGCCCAAACTATAAAAATATTCCACATAAATAATTAACTGACTGAAAACTGAGGAAAAGATTTAACCATCACAGCAGCACATTCTATATCCTTCCATTTCCCGAGAGGTTGCGAAAAACTCAGTTCTGCAAATTACCAAGGATCCAGGGCATGGGGAGGTGGGTAAGGACGGTGAAAGACACagacatcctcataaatctcctctgcatcctcttcaGCTTGACAGCATCTTTCCTGTAGCATGGGGACCTAAACTAAGtataatattccaaatggggcctcaccaatgccttatacaactgcaACTTGACTTCCCAACTTCTACGCTCTATATTCTGACTAATGAAAACCAATGTATTGAAAATCTTTTCAACCATCCTACCTGTAATACCACTTTCAAAGTACTCCTGGATCCCTCTGCTCTGCAGCATTCCCTAGATTCCTACTCTGTAGGTCGCACCCATGTTCAATTTGAGTGAGACAAACACAGGTATGCCACAAGGAtcgcacaaatgcacacacaacaGGGGGTGGGTTGAAGAGGCAAAGCCCTCTGTGAGGTAATGGATTGAATTGGGAATTGCAAATACTACCCCAGTCTTAATGAGTTCAGTGCATTCTGATCACACAGACTTAATTTAATACAGAAGATCAAGGGATGATCTAAACTGGTCTTTAACTGATTAAAGGGATTTGaataggtggagagggagaaattATCTTGTCTGCCAGTGAGAGACCTGAACAAGATGGAGCTTCAAATGCTGAGCGCAGCTCTCAAGGGACTTGTCAGACAACATTTTTACACAAGGGGCGGGGATTACCTGGAATACCAGCTGCTTCAATTTTCCAAGATTATCTGGGTTCCAGTCTGAGACTGATTGACTTTCATTCAGAAAAGGCACAAAGGAAGGAATCGAGAAGGAAACAAATGAAGGCAGAGAGCTCTCCGAATCCCAACTCAAAAAAGCAAGGGTGCTCCCAATGACACCAGCTCATATTTATGAACTCACCTTATCTCATTAGTGCTCTTGGGACCTTGCTAAGCACAGACCAACCACCTCATTTTCTGCATGATAAAAGTTTCAGAACATCACAGCTCTATAGAAATGCAGATGCCTTGGTGGTGATGGGGTGGCAGGGGTGGGGTGAGTCATTGAGAGGAAAGTTCAGGACAGGGTGTCTTGATCCAAAAACAaactcctggagaaactcagcaggttggagcCCTTGACCAGGACTGAGtgcagagttcttccagcagtttgtttattgatccagattccaacatctgcagtctcttgtgaggGGTCAGGGGTCTCCAGGTGTTGATTATCCTTTGGAGGTTCCCAGTGTTGTTGGAAATAACAAACAACTACCAAAACCATTAAACCATGGGACTTGCACTCTATGCCACTGGCCACCAACACACGCTTATTGCTACAGAGGTGCTAGGATATTGATTTAATGCAAATTTAAGCTCCCAAAATGGACagggttaaaaaaaaccccaatgaGCTTTGTGGACCTGGCCaggaatactttaaaaaaaaacctcgtaTCAACAAATTGATCGTCATTCTTGTGGAATCGTGATGTGCATTCATTTTCCACATTACTGCAGTAACCATTTTGCACAGACGTACtttattttaccccctccataaatcttcgtccgcgaagccaagccaaagaagaagaagactttaTTAGCCATAGGTTGTGAGGGGTGTTTTACAATCTCGATATAAAATGCTCAGCAGGTTggccagcatctgtggaaacagTTTCAGGGGTTCCCTGTTTATATTTCCACAGTTGTTGCCTGTTCGGAGGAGTTTCCCCAGCACCTTCTGCTTTTGTTTCAGGTTCCCagaatccttggaattctctgacTCCTCTGCTCACCTGCCTTATCGTTGCTTTCCTCAAACTCCACCATCACCGAGTGGCCATTGTTGCAGATGGACACGGAGGAGCAGCCAGTGTAGGACAGGGCGATGGGCTGGAGCTCGGCATTATAGACTGCCTCAGCAGGAAGGATGTCCACAGGTGACTGGCGGTTTCCCCGAGCAAATGGGAATTCCTTGTACCAGTTCAAGGGCCCTGCGAGGGAA from Narcine bancroftii isolate sNarBan1 chromosome 10, sNarBan1.hap1, whole genome shotgun sequence encodes the following:
- the ca7 gene encoding carbonic anhydrase 7 → MNRRTQTGRDPNSTRGLSTQSRSPFNKRRGKQPLPPQSPRMSCWGYGDDNGPLNWYKEFPFARGNRQSPVDILPAEAVYNAELQPIALSYTGCSSVSICNNGHSVMVEFEESNDKAVVSGGPLDFPYRLKQFHFHWGRKGKPGSEHTINGKSYPGELHLVHWNSAKYQTFEEAAVEEDGLAVLAVFLEIGDRHAQLHRLTDALYMVKFKETQAQFKDFDPQCLLPMCRDYWTYAGSLTTPPFHESVTWIVFREPIAVSENQMDKFRMLLFSGVEELEKLCMVDNYRPLQPLKGRTVFASFQL